A single region of the Podospora pseudopauciseta strain CBS 411.78 chromosome 1, whole genome shotgun sequence genome encodes:
- a CDS encoding hypothetical protein (COG:S; EggNog:ENOG503P3QB) produces MADNHRRAYPPPREGPESSHYPPPPEEDEDRRRLPPVGGSGMSLPSISSYPPPPASYLPSDPRYQDRGYSADPRYHDSRSWPADPQTPGGYPPPPPDSRYPPLPSVNAPPRRYDDRPPYDDRRPYDDHRPYNDPYYGPPPHASRPPSYPPPGSDPYYRYPPGTPYPYGAPQQAPPQQQAAPRQRTSIACRYCRKRKIRCSGYQNTQNGKCTNCDKLRIDCVFQPVSSNSSAAFVPVQALPGGVPPGTPLFGAWGQPLGSTGSQGPPPQRPYPQHPPSDYPPPLNSPTAAYPPYDDREGSRRRSRPPEDDPSLRPGPPNYPPDDDPRRRSPASNHSNGTPPTGYHQYQHGVYDQDRTPTPQKPSPSGPGAAPMHPQQPPPLVAHSPPSGASTNPMSLGHLISTDERERGGPNAGIDRDMLGRLGRRS; encoded by the exons ATGGCCGACAATCACAGAAGGGCGTACCCGCCGCCGCGAGAGGGTCCAGAGAGCTCGCATTATCCACCGCCCCCagaggaagacgaagatAGGAGGAGGCTCCCGCCAGTTGGGGGGAGCGGCATGAGCTTGCCGTCAATCTCTTcttatccaccaccaccagcttcgTACCTGCCGTCTGACCCACGCTATCAGGATCGAGGGTATTCTGCAGACCCGCGATATCATGATTCAAGGAGTTGGCCCGCAGACCCTCAAACACCTGGTGGAtatcctccgccacctccgGACTCACGATACCCGCCCTTGCCGTCGGTGAACGCGCCGCCACGGCGTTATGATGATCGGCCGCCATACGACGACAGGAGGCCGTATGACGATCACAGACCATACAATGACCCTTACTACGGGCCGCCTCCACACGCGTCCAGGCCCCCCAGTTACCCACCCCCTGGATCTGATCCATACTACAGGTACCCGCCGGGAACTCCGTATCCCTATGGGGCTCCTCAACAGGCACcgcctcagcagcaagctGCACCGAGGCAAAGGACATCGATTGCGTGCCGCTATTGTCGAAAGAGAAAG ATTCGCTGCAGTGGTTACCAGAACACGCAAAATGGAAAGTGCACCAATTGCGACAAGCTTCGAATCGACTGCGTATTCCAGCCGGTATCTTCTAATTCCTCAGCCGCCTTCGTTCCAGTTCAGGCGCTCCCGGGAGGAGTGCCTCCCGGAACACCCCTCTTCGGAGCGTGGGGACAGCCTCTCGGTTCAACGGGCTCACAGGGACCACCTCCGCAACGGCCTTACCCGCAACACCCCCCGTCTGACTACCCGCCACCTTTGAATTCGCCCACAGCTGCGTATCCTCCATACGACGACCGGGAAGGCAGTCGCCGACGAAGCCGCCCACCCGAAGACGATCCGAGTTTGCGACCTGGCCCTCCCAACTACCCGCCTGACGACGATCCGCGACGACGCTCTCCCGCTTCAAACCACAGCAACGGCACTCCCCCGACGGGCTATCACCAGTATCAACACGGCGTCTACGACCAGGACAGGACCCCAACTCCTCAAAAGCCGAGTCCCAGCGGTCCCGGTGCTGCTCCGATGCACCCTCAGCAGCCGCCGCCTCTGGTGGCTCATTCACCGCCTTCTGGTgcctccaccaacccaatGAGTCTCGGACACCTTATCAGCACGGATGAGCGTGAACGAGGCGGTCCTAACGCCGGGATCGATCGCGACATGCTTGGGAGACTGGGTCGGAGATCCTAA